The genomic stretch aggatatagtttcagaagCCAATGCTGCAAATCTGGACAGGAAAGTGATCTTGGAGTTTACTATGGAATTTAAACGGAGCAGTATAGAGGACGAGATGGTACTAGAAAACCTGAAGCCCGGTGCTAATCTAGAATACCTGCGTATAAAAAACTATGGAGGAAAGAGGTTGCCAAGTTGGATGAGGATAGGAATCCATTGCTGGCTTCCAAATCTGGTTGAAGTTAGAATAGAAGAGTGCAAAGAATGCATAAATATGTGCTCCTTTGGAAGACTCCCTCATCTTAGAAATCTAGTGTTACGGAACTTGGATAAGGTGGAGTACATAGAAAATGGTAGTAGCAGCATAAATAACATGGTAGTTGTTGCAGACGAATACCCTTCCACTCCCTTATTCCCGTCCCTTACAGACCTCACACTCAAAGACATACCTGGGTTGAAAGGATGGTGGAGTATTACAGCGTCTGCTCAAGATCGGGGTCAGAATCAACTCCTGAAATTGATGCCTATATGTCCCAAATTAAGGAGAGTGACAATGGACATGGAGTTGGTGATTTCATTGGCCCAAGTGTTTCTACAAGGTATTTCTTCTTTACAACGTCTCTCTGTTTGGGGCACAACCAAGGTGGTAGCAGAGCAAACATGTGGTACTTCAAATGTGCTTCCTAAGCAGAGACAACCAGTCATCCTCCTCAAAAACTACATTCCCTCGCTCCGTATCCTAACTTTTAACAATATTCAAATGGAACATATTCCTGAGGAGTACCAGGGTATGTCTTCTTTGACAAGCCTAAGGATATACACATGTGAAGCATTAGAGGCGGTTCCAGAGTGGATTGACAGCCTCACCTCTCTAGAAAGCATTACTATACATGAATGCCCAAGATTGAAATCGTTGCCGCACGAGATGAGCAACCTATCCAACTTGAAGACACTTTCCCTTTCAAAATGTTCAACAGAGCTTGCTGAGAGATGCCAATCGCCATTAGGCAAAGACTGGCCCAAAATTCAACATATTCCCAACATTACCATTCAACCTGCTAATTACTAAAAATGGGAAGAATGAATAGAATCAATCAAGTGAAGTGCTAATCTCTATCCAGATGATTAACAAAAGTGGTGGTACTTGACGTGTTGATCAGGTGTCCATTTtactaatttttattttatttttccataGGCGTACATTACTTAATTCTTTTGGGTGGATTGTGTGATCTAATCAAACAATTTTAGATTTAGCTAATCTCTCGTTAAGATGAATATATTTCTCTTTAATTTAAAATGGGTTCCATAGTGTGAggtatttatataaataaaacaagttttgCTCTATTACCTAGGTATTATGCTTTTTAAAATACCCCAGTACTTAGTCTTAATCCGCTTAAAATGGATGTGTCCGTTTTAAACGATAATTtgtattttatactccctcctattcacaataaacctcccatttcattttgacacaaatattaaggaaacacactaccccactatataattaaatttggaccacacaaatacactaccccaccatacaattaaatttggaccacacaaacacttaccaaaaaaggaaatagggaagttattgtgaatagacggaaaaggaaatagggaagtttattgtgaataggagggagtattaggattTTTTCCctaggtgattagggaaaaggtaaaagtggcgccaataaaGGACAAGATCATGGAaaatcgactaagatggtttggccgtGTGAAAAGGAGAcatatggacgcaccagttaggaggctacAGACTTGGAGAACATAAAAGGTCCCTAGGAGTAGAgggagaccgagacagacatggttgagacttgagagtgatagagcacgatatgagatttctggggcttgaggagaggaTGGTGAtagagagggcacaatggagggaaaagatacatgtggatttttagtatttgacattatttgacatatttagtgtttttatttaattttaaaaaaattatttgttcttctctcctttattacaccttttttaccaaccactttcttatgtattttacttggtttacttttaaggtattccggatccttaaagtctacttcggttttcaaaatcgttttaatccttattctcgatttaaattttaagttttttataaaagaaatgcGGAATTCAATTTAAAAACccataagtttaccttgactttatattatgtttcgctctcccttttgtttttcatttttcccttttctatttttttcgcattttgaggtgtgcgttcacacatggacggttctaaatgatg from Silene latifolia isolate original U9 population chromosome 5, ASM4854445v1, whole genome shotgun sequence encodes the following:
- the LOC141654842 gene encoding disease resistance protein RGA2-like; the encoded protein is MHGLGINKVPRSLGKLIHLRYLDFSFNPIRKLPDSITQLVNLYFLNLSNCGNLEELPEEIGKLVALSHLDLIGCDKLSHMPKGLQKLTCLETLGYFVVGKPRTSVSLYGSKAKLACDLADLGYLDNLKGKLTVVLVDRSKDIVSEANAANLDRKVILEFTMEFKRSSIEDEMVLENLKPGANLEYLRIKNYGGKRLPSWMRIGIHCWLPNLVEVRIEECKECINMCSFGRLPHLRNLVLRNLDKVEYIENGSSSINNMVVVADEYPSTPLFPSLTDLTLKDIPGLKGWWSITASAQDRGQNQLLKLMPICPKLRRVTMDMELVISLAQVFLQGISSLQRLSVWGTTKVVAEQTCGTSNVLPKQRQPVILLKNYIPSLRILTFNNIQMEHIPEEYQGMSSLTSLRIYTCEALEAVPEWIDSLTSLESITIHECPRLKSLPHEMSNLSNLKTLSLSKCSTELAERCQSPLGKDWPKIQHIPNITIQPANY